From one Lysinibacillus sp. G4S2 genomic stretch:
- a CDS encoding C39 family peptidase encodes MKKYALSALFLLTMSIGALPENSKAASEEENDSGVSNFDTDYMENKEYYDELAKQRDLEIAEREKREREQGLARAAAYYTIPVTYNKQAYTNFCGPAAGRQALSFHKAKSKSKESLPSQENFGVTIGVLPEKGPTRSTDLRNGLNKYKNVYSFSSNPYIVGRIIDSKDPQTTFISRITDTLKEQKTAPILLTETEWIKQYKGTNYRHYVTISGYKESDKTLRVVDPNHHTEFTGTGTYWTSIGSATDTTTDGKGIAKAVYIADGANPAMIW; translated from the coding sequence ATGAAAAAATATGCTTTAAGCGCTTTATTTTTACTTACAATGAGTATTGGTGCATTACCTGAAAATTCTAAGGCAGCTTCAGAAGAAGAAAATGATAGTGGTGTTTCGAATTTTGATACAGATTATATGGAAAACAAAGAATATTATGATGAATTGGCGAAACAAAGAGATTTGGAAATTGCCGAAAGAGAAAAACGAGAACGAGAACAAGGTTTAGCGCGCGCTGCCGCCTATTATACAATACCAGTTACCTATAATAAGCAAGCGTATACCAATTTTTGTGGCCCAGCGGCAGGAAGACAAGCTTTAAGTTTCCACAAAGCAAAAAGTAAGAGTAAAGAAAGTTTACCATCCCAAGAAAACTTTGGTGTGACTATTGGTGTTCTACCGGAAAAAGGACCGACAAGATCTACAGATTTAAGAAACGGTTTAAATAAATATAAAAATGTATATAGTTTTAGTTCAAATCCTTATATAGTAGGTAGGATTATTGACAGCAAAGATCCTCAAACAACATTTATTTCACGTATTACTGATACCTTAAAGGAACAAAAAACAGCACCAATCTTATTAACAGAAACAGAATGGATAAAACAGTATAAAGGTACAAATTATCGTCATTATGTAACAATAAGTGGATACAAAGAATCCGATAAGACTCTAAGGGTTGTAGATCCAAATCATCATACAGAATTCACGGGAACTGGAACATATTGGACATCTATCGGAAGTGCAACGGATACGACTACAGATGGTAAAGGTATTGCAAAAGCTGTATATATAGCTGATGGTGCTAACCCTGCAATGATTTGGTAA
- a CDS encoding VOC family protein — MIFELTTQVRVSNIEEGHKWYETLLNKKPDFIPHDGFVEWELIPGCWLQVAEGNLTEGNGPLRLGVTNIEAERERLIKELNIDNFEIYSRPEVSAKWGTFTDPWGNRLGFFEYLDKTEEESRIKAIIGKEGV; from the coding sequence ATGATTTTTGAACTGACTACTCAAGTACGAGTATCTAATATTGAAGAAGGGCATAAGTGGTATGAAACACTGTTAAACAAAAAACCTGATTTCATACCACATGATGGTTTTGTAGAGTGGGAACTCATACCTGGTTGTTGGTTACAAGTAGCAGAGGGGAATCTTACTGAAGGAAATGGCCCTTTACGTTTAGGTGTTACAAATATTGAAGCTGAAAGAGAAAGACTTATAAAAGAACTTAACATTGATAACTTTGAAATTTACTCAAGACCAGAAGTTTCAGCTAAATGGGGAACATTTACTGACCCTTGGGGAAATCGTCTTGGATTTTTTGAATACTTAGATAAGACTGAAGAAGAATCACGGATAAAAGCTATTATCGGAAAAGAGGGAGTTTAA